Proteins encoded within one genomic window of Anastrepha ludens isolate Willacy chromosome 4, idAnaLude1.1, whole genome shotgun sequence:
- the LOC128862549 gene encoding putative aldehyde dehydrogenase family 7 member A1 homolog: MSVLRHLNRCLPFKQNQTALIVQSCFFHKSPAIKSKNDYLIDSAEYSFLKDIGIEQDNCGVYNGTWKGSGEVITSVDPGTGRRIANIRMGSTEEMDEAIRIGVKAYQQWCGVPPPVRGDIIRQIGDEMRKYKEPLGKLVSLEVGKILSEGQGEVQEFIDICDYAAGLSRIYSGQVINSERSDHTILEAWRPLGLVGIISAYNFPNAVFGWNAAIALITGNSVLWKGAPTTSLVSVATMKILSEVLKRNNLPPIALLCQGGADVGQRLVSDTRVKLVSFTGSCETGRNVGVEVQKRFGKVILELGGNNALIVDQDANFNMVLEAALFGCIGTSGQRCTTTRRIIAHEKLYDRLVTELVAKYKQVLPKVGHQLDPKTLVGPVHSQQNIENYKAAIAEAVKLGGNVAFGGKVIQKEGLYAEPTIITDLPHNSPVVHRETFAPIVYILKAKSIEEAIEWNNEVDQGLSSAIFTENISNAFKWIGSQGSDCGIVNINTTTNGAEIGGAFGGEKHTGGGRESGSDAWKQYCKRATITVNHSGKLACAQGVVFNVE, translated from the exons ATGTCAGTTTTAAGGCATTTAAACAGATGTTTGCCATTCAAACAAAACCAAACTGCATTGATTGTCCAGTCATGTTTCTTCCACAAAAGTCCcgcgatcaaatcaaaaaatgactATCTAATTGATTCGGCTGAGTATTCATTTCTAAAGGATATTGGTATAGAACAAGACAATTGCGGAGTATACAATGGAACATGGAAAGGCTCCGGAGAGGTAATAACATCCGTAGATCCCGGAACAGGGCGAAGGATTGCCAATATTCGAATGGGTAGCACTGAAGAGATGGATGAGGCGATACGAATTGGAGTTAAAGCATACCAGCAATGGTGTGGGGTACCACCACCCGTGCGTGGAGATATTATTCGACAAATTGGTGACGAAATGCGTAAATATAAAGAGCCCCTGGGAAAACTCGTCAGTTTAGaagttggaaaaatattaagcgaAGGACAGGGGGAGGTTCAAGAGTTTATTGATATTTGTGATTACGCTGCGGGACTATCGCGCATATATTCGGGACAGGTGATTAATTCTGAACGTTCTGATCATACAATATTGGAAGCATGGCGTCCGTTAGGCTTGGTAGGAATAATATCTGCGTATAATTTCCCGAACGCCGTTTTTGGTTGGAATGCTGCAATTGCGTTG ATCACCGGAAACAGCGTCCTCTGGAAGGGAGCACCAACTACATCCCTTGTCTCTGTGGCTACTATGAAAATCCTTTCTGAAGTTTTAAAACGCAATAACTTACCACCCATTGCGTTACTTTGCCAGGGTGGCGCCGATGTCGGCCAGAGGCTTGTATCCGACACAAGGGTGAAACTCGTATCGTTTACGGGTAGTTGTGAAACCGGACGTAATGTCGGTGTGGAAGTACAAAAACGTTTTGGCAAAGTTATACTGGAACTAGGTGGCAATAATGCTTTGATCGTCGATCAGGATGCTAATTTCAATATGGTATTGGAAGCTGCCTTGTTCGGCTGCATTGGTACATCTGGGCAACGCTGCACTACTACACGTCGGATAATCGCACACGAAAAATTGTATGATCGTCTGGTTACAGAATTGGTTGCCAAATACAAGCAA GTCCTGCCTAAAGTCGGCCATCAATTAGATCCTAAAACCTTAGTTGGTCCCGTACATTCGCaacaaaatatagaaaactATAAAGCCGCTATTGCCGAAGCAGTTAAACTCGGCGGAAATGTTGCGTTTGGTGGTAAAGTAATACAGAAGGAAGGATTATATGCTGAACCAACAATTATCACAGATTTGCCACACAACTCACCCGTAGTACATCGAGAAACTTTTGCACCGATTGTTTACATTCTGAAAGCCAAATCTATTGAAGAGGCGATTGAGTGGAATAACGAAGTAGACCAAGGTCTGTCTTCAGCGATATTTACGGAAAACATTTCGAATGCATTTAAATGGATCGGCTCGCAGGGATCCGATTGCGGTATTGTGAATATAAACACTACAACTAACGGTGCGGAAATAGGCGGTGCCTTTGGTGGAGAAAAACACACCGGCGGTGGAAGAGAATCAGGATCCGATGCCTGGAAACAATATTGTAAACGAGCTACAATCACAGTGAATCATTCCGGAAAGCTCGCGTGTGCACAAGGAGTAGTATTCAATGTGGAATAA